The Candidatus Desulfatibia profunda genome includes a region encoding these proteins:
- the pyrE gene encoding orotate phosphoribosyltransferase, whose protein sequence is MKQELIEIICRKSFKYSHEPTFKLVSGKMSHFYVNCKPTTLSPRGMFLAGQLVFDAIKDLNIDGIGGLTFGADPIAIATAFVSELSGKPVNAFSIRKTRKDHGIVRWVEGDVKPGQRVAIIDDVATTGGSTMKAIERARAEGLEVVKAVILVDRQEGGLKNIRQQVADVTAIITRDELMAQWNLTLKF, encoded by the coding sequence ATGAAACAGGAGCTTATCGAAATCATCTGTCGAAAATCGTTTAAATACAGCCATGAGCCGACCTTTAAACTGGTATCAGGCAAAATGAGCCATTTCTACGTGAACTGCAAGCCGACCACACTGAGTCCCAGAGGGATGTTTCTGGCCGGCCAGCTTGTATTTGATGCCATTAAAGATCTAAACATAGATGGCATCGGCGGGCTCACCTTCGGTGCCGATCCCATTGCGATTGCCACGGCGTTTGTTTCGGAGCTGAGCGGCAAGCCTGTCAACGCCTTTTCCATCCGCAAGACCCGCAAGGATCACGGAATTGTCCGGTGGGTCGAAGGGGATGTGAAGCCGGGCCAGCGGGTTGCCATCATCGATGATGTCGCCACAACGGGGGGCTCTACGATGAAGGCGATCGAACGGGCCCGGGCAGAAGGACTGGAGGTGGTCAAGGCGGTGATCTTGGTCGATCGGCAGGAAGGCGGTCTTAAGAATATCCGCCAACAGGTGGCCGATGTAACGGCCATTATCACCAGGGATGAACTGATGGCGCAGTGGAATTTAACCTTAAAATTTTAG